From the genome of Hydrogenovibrio kuenenii DSM 12350:
AATACGCCCTTTTTTTACACCAAGCCCGCCTAACGCTTGCTTTAAATCATCTGTTTTTATCAGCTCATTGCCTTCAAAAGTTATATCTGAAATAGATGGACGTTCTTTAACTACAACTTTTAAAACGCCTTCAGGTAAATGATATAAAGCAATGTCTTGGAAAAATTTCGTCGCATACAGCTGTTTTAAGCTCTCACGGGTCAATTCTGGTGTTAGATCATCTCCTATATCTACAGGCAAATAGCTTCTAACCGTTTCAAAACTAATTCTATGATTGCCCTCTACCTCAATTTTTTTTATTTTAAAATCATCTGCATAAGCAGCAGTAGAAACAAAGCAAGTGAACAAGCAAAACAGTAAAGCAATACGTTTAATCATCTGAAATTCGAACCAAATCATTTATTAAAGCAAAGAGAGTTAAACCAACAATAATCATAAATCCAAGTTTTTGAACAAACAATTCAGCCACGTTATTGATAGGCGAGCCTTTTATAATTTCAACTATATAAAGAGTTAAGTGTCCACCATCCAACATAGGAATGGGCAATAGATTGAGTAACCCAAGACTTAAACTCAACAGCCCAAGCAAACTGAAAAAGCTAATCCATCCCATTTCAAGTGCCTTACCTGAATAATCAGCAATTGCAATTGGTCCCGATAAGTTACTTGGGGAAACTTCGTTTTGAAACATTTTACGAATCATATCAAAACTGATTTCAATTAAACTGACTGAATGATTAAGTCCTACATGCATAGCCTGAATAAAAGGATATGAAACAATTGTTTGGTATTTTTTCATTTGAGCTGCATTTACTTGGATCGCAGCGCCAAAAACTCCAACATCATGACCTCTTTGTTGCTTTGAGGCTAAAGTTAATTGAACATCATAAACATGTCCATCTCGCTCAAAGCTTATATTTACTTGCTTGTTAGGATTCTCTTTTACTAGAGTCGCAAAATCTGACCAGCTATGCATTAACTTACCATTAAAAGCAATCACTCGATCACCCGGTTTAAAGCCATTTTTATCTGCGACTGACCCTTGTACCACCTTTGATAAGATTGGTGGGATTTTAGGAAAAAAAGGCACAAACCCAAGACTGGCTAGCCAGTCTTGCCTTGTATTATTCAAGTCCAATGTTTTCAATGAAAGTTGAATATTCTTATAAACAGAATCCGACTCACCTTCCTTTTCAGAAAAGGCGCCCAAAGCAACGTCTACACTTTCTTTTCCTGCTAATTTATCTGCAAGAAACTTTTGATGCACTGACTGCCATGTTTGAGTCGTTTGATGTCCTACGGACATTACCTGCCAAATCGTATTAGTTTTAGCAGACAATGCCTGGGATAAAGAAGAGTTTGGAACGACATCTTGAAACAAAGGTTTTATTCCAGGAACCCCCCAAAAATACAACCATGAAAAAACAACCCAAGCAAAAACAAGATTGATAAAAGGGCCTGCTAAAACGATTGCGAAACGCTTAAAAACTGTTTGCCTATTAAACGCCCGTGTTAAATCTTCATTTAATTCAATCGTGTCATCGTTTCTTTCATCTAAAAACTTAACATACCCCCCTAACGGGATTAACGCCAATCGATACTCTGTTTCTCCAATTTGCTTGTGTAGAAGCGGCTTTCCAAAGCCGATAGAGAATATTAGTACTTTAACTTTGAAAAACTTTGCAACAATAAAGTGCCCCCACTCATGTATTGTAACCAAAAGCCCCATAGCCAAAATAAAGCCGAGTAAAGACCAAAGTACAGTAGTCAATTAACTTACCCACAACCAAAAAATATAAAAAACAGGCATTGCAATCATTAAACTGTCAACACGATCTAACAATCCACCATGACCTGGTAGCAAAGCACCACTATCTTTAATATTTGCTTGTCGTTTAAGGACGCTTTCAAATAAATCTCCATATACAGATAAAGCACCAATCAGACAAAGTAGCAATGCCGATTGCCAAATCGTAAACGTCATATAAGGTTTAAGTAAAAACAGTCCTATATAGGAAACCATAAATGCTACAACAACGCCTCCAACGACACCTTCCCATGTTTTTCCAGGGCTAACATATACTGCAAGCTTATGTTTTCCAAAACGCTTCCCCGAAAAAAAGGCACCTACATCTACAGCCCATATCACAAAAAAACATAACAAAAGAAGCGCTGGTGAAAAAACTTCTCTAAAAAGCATCAGCGATATAAAAAAAGGCACTAGGGCAACCAGGCCAAATAACAAAATCACACCATCTGACCTAACAAGGTGTTCTCCCCTTCTTCTCTGGAATAGAAAAACAGAAAACAACATCATCAAAATGCTAAACGGAGCTAAGACAAATATAAGAAAATCATTTAGATAGAGGTATGAAAAGTAAACTAATACACTAAAAATGAAAGCTAGAAAGAATCGCGCAACTTTTGACTTAAGAGATGTAAACCCAACCCATTCCCAAGCAGCCCAAAACGTTCCCAATAAAATAAAGCCAACCCAACCTAAGGTTTCAGCTTTAAAAAGAACTACCCCTAGAACAATAGCCATAACAAGAGCTGTAATCGTT
Proteins encoded in this window:
- the rseP gene encoding RIP metalloprotease RseP, coding for MTTVLWSLLGFILAMGLLVTIHEWGHFIVAKFFKVKVLIFSIGFGKPLLHKQIGETEYRLALIPLGGYVKFLDERNDDTIELNEDLTRAFNRQTVFKRFAIVLAGPFINLVFAWVVFSWLYFWGVPGIKPLFQDVVPNSSLSQALSAKTNTIWQVMSVGHQTTQTWQSVHQKFLADKLAGKESVDVALGAFSEKEGESDSVYKNIQLSLKTLDLNNTRQDWLASLGFVPFFPKIPPILSKVVQGSVADKNGFKPGDRVIAFNGKLMHSWSDFATLVKENPNKQVNISFERDGHVYDVQLTLASKQQRGHDVGVFGAAIQVNAAQMKKYQTIVSYPFIQAMHVGLNHSVSLIEISFDMIRKMFQNEVSPSNLSGPIAIADYSGKALEMGWISFFSLLGLLSLSLGLLNLLPIPMLDGGHLTLYIVEIIKGSPINNVAELFVQKLGFMIIVGLTLFALINDLVRISDD
- a CDS encoding phosphatidate cytidylyltransferase; this encodes MILTRTITALVMAIVLGVVLFKAETLGWVGFILLGTFWAAWEWVGFTSLKSKVARFFLAFIFSVLVYFSYLYLNDFLIFVLAPFSILMMLFSVFLFQRRRGEHLVRSDGVILLFGLVALVPFFISLMLFREVFSPALLLLCFFVIWAVDVGAFFSGKRFGKHKLAVYVSPGKTWEGVVGGVVVAFMVSYIGLFLLKPYMTFTIWQSALLLCLIGALSVYGDLFESVLKRQANIKDSGALLPGHGGLLDRVDSLMIAMPVFYIFWLWVS